The proteins below are encoded in one region of Phaseolus vulgaris cultivar G19833 chromosome 1, P. vulgaris v2.0, whole genome shotgun sequence:
- the LOC137815570 gene encoding uncharacterized protein codes for MICAKSWGFAKFSSVEHPQTNGQVEAVNKIILQGLKKKVGKAKAQWVEVLPKIVRSYHMTVQSTTKEMPFSLVYGTDVVLPIEIKIQFKKVGYFEEQESAEGRLFELDTIEELRDTSRMED; via the coding sequence ATGATATGTGCCAAGAGTTGGGGATTCGCCAAATTTTCATCTGTAGAGCATCCAcagacaaatgggcaggtggaggcagtaaataagataattttGCAAGGCTTAAAGAAAAAGGTGGGAAAAGCAAAAGCACAGTGGGTAGAAGTATTACCAAAGATAGTTAGGTCATATCACATGACGGTCCAATCAACAACCAAAGAAAtgcctttcagtttggtttatGGAACGGATGTGGTGTTACCTATTGAgatcaaaatacaatttaaaaaagtgGGATATTTCGAGGAACAAGAATCAGCAGAGGGTAGATTGTTTGAGTTGGACACCATAGAGGAATTGAGGGATACGTCAAGGATGGAGGATTGA